A genomic window from Gemmatimonadota bacterium includes:
- a CDS encoding class II glutamine amidotransferase produces MCRFTLYLGPPIRLSTLLLDPSHSLIRQSTHAREREEPLNGDGFGVGWYVPELTPEPAVFRSITPAWNNRNLTNLARVVTAPCILAHVRAATQVSGVNEANCHPFRYGPLLCMHNGDVGSFARVRRPLLQTVSDEAFGNVYGSTDSEHLFALVIDELGRRTGAAGADALADALAAAIWRVVDLVAEHGGGAPSYLNLALSDGRSAVVSRFSTDAEHGPESLYVFQGELYVPDRRRGAGPPPGNGSALAGPSVVVSSERLTEDPGWVEVPRNHLVVLDPDRAPVFRACARPPGREVARSA; encoded by the coding sequence ATGTGCCGCTTCACCCTCTACCTGGGCCCGCCGATCCGGCTGAGCACGCTGCTCCTGGATCCGTCCCACTCGTTGATCCGGCAGAGCACGCACGCCCGGGAGCGGGAGGAGCCGCTCAACGGGGACGGGTTCGGGGTGGGCTGGTACGTGCCGGAGCTGACCCCCGAGCCGGCCGTCTTCCGCTCCATCACCCCGGCCTGGAACAACCGCAACCTGACCAACCTGGCGCGCGTGGTCACGGCCCCCTGCATCCTGGCCCACGTGCGCGCGGCCACCCAGGTGAGCGGCGTGAACGAGGCCAACTGCCACCCCTTCCGCTACGGTCCGCTGCTGTGCATGCACAACGGCGACGTCGGGAGCTTCGCCCGCGTGCGCCGTCCCCTGCTCCAGACCGTCTCGGACGAGGCCTTCGGCAACGTCTACGGCAGCACGGACAGCGAGCACCTGTTCGCCCTGGTGATCGACGAGCTGGGCCGCCGGACCGGCGCGGCGGGCGCGGACGCGCTCGCGGACGCGTTGGCGGCGGCCATCTGGCGGGTGGTCGACCTGGTGGCGGAGCACGGAGGCGGGGCTCCGAGCTACCTCAACCTGGCCTTGTCGGACGGCCGCTCGGCCGTGGTGTCGCGCTTCTCCACCGACGCGGAGCACGGTCCGGAGTCGCTCTACGTCTTCCAGGGAGAGCTGTACGTCCCCGACCGGAGACGGGGGGCCGGCCCGCCCCCCGGGAACGGATCGGCCCTCGCGGGTCCCTCCGTGGTGGTGTCGTCGGAGCGGCTGACGGAGGATCCGGGATGGGTGGAGGTCCCGCGCAACCACCTGGTGGTCCTGGACCCGGACCGGGCACCGGTCTTCCGCGCCTGCGCGCGGCCCCCCGGCCGCGAGGTGGCACGGAGCGCCTGA
- a CDS encoding multicopper oxidase family protein: MRRTGTEALRRFALLLALLGSTVAPLTAQHEHHQGMTMSGDPAAWRMPPMDPNMPMLPGLETALPPVAPFLLGTGLDPESFPEARPSEMIDVQAGDTVDMEVSIVRRTIAGQSYLMYGYDGQYPGPLLRAPQGTTVVVRLTNNIEMPTTVHWHGVRLDNRFDGVPGLTQPPVAPGETFLYEVKVTDAGIYWYHPHVLEYIQQDLGLYGNLLVDSPDPDYYGPAHRQEMLVLDDVLIDEQGLIPWGESTPTHALMGRFGTVMLVNGTTEYGLDVDRGEVVRFFLTNVANTRTFNVVFGGARVKIVASDVGRYEQEQWVESVVIAPAERYVVDVRFEESGPVAITNSIQAVNHFRGEFYPHVDTLGTVRVGAGAASPDLGQAFGTLRSHPDVIADIERFRAEFDREPDHELELTVRVQDLPNPIVQSMLMDTLYVPPVEWNDAMPMMNWLSTGAQVTWIMRDPATGLENMDIDWSFTVGDVVKIRIFNDPKSFHPMQHPFHIHGQRFLVVSRDGVPADNLVWKDTAVVPVGSTVDFLVDITNPGDWMMHCHISEHLEAGMMGTFHVQGG; the protein is encoded by the coding sequence GTGCGGCGTACGGGTACTGAGGCGCTCCGTCGCTTCGCGCTGCTGCTTGCGCTGCTGGGCTCCACCGTCGCGCCCCTGACGGCGCAGCACGAGCATCACCAGGGGATGACCATGTCCGGGGATCCGGCGGCGTGGCGCATGCCGCCGATGGATCCCAACATGCCCATGCTGCCGGGGCTGGAGACCGCGCTGCCTCCGGTGGCGCCGTTCCTGCTGGGCACGGGATTGGATCCGGAGTCGTTCCCCGAGGCGCGTCCCTCCGAGATGATCGACGTGCAGGCGGGCGACACCGTGGACATGGAGGTCAGCATCGTGCGGCGCACCATCGCCGGACAGAGCTACCTCATGTACGGGTACGACGGCCAGTACCCGGGACCCCTCCTGCGCGCGCCGCAGGGTACGACGGTGGTGGTGCGGCTGACGAACAACATCGAGATGCCGACGACCGTGCACTGGCACGGCGTGCGCCTCGACAATCGCTTCGACGGCGTGCCCGGCCTGACGCAGCCACCGGTCGCGCCCGGCGAGACCTTCCTCTACGAGGTGAAGGTCACGGACGCCGGCATCTACTGGTACCACCCGCACGTGCTGGAATACATCCAGCAGGACCTCGGCCTCTACGGCAACCTGCTGGTGGACTCGCCCGACCCCGACTACTACGGCCCCGCGCACCGGCAGGAGATGCTGGTGCTCGACGACGTCCTCATCGACGAGCAGGGTCTGATCCCCTGGGGCGAGAGCACGCCCACGCATGCCCTGATGGGCCGGTTCGGCACCGTGATGCTGGTCAACGGCACCACGGAGTACGGTCTCGACGTGGACCGGGGTGAGGTCGTGCGCTTCTTCCTCACCAACGTCGCCAACACCCGTACGTTCAACGTGGTCTTCGGCGGGGCACGCGTGAAGATCGTGGCCTCCGACGTGGGTCGCTACGAGCAGGAGCAGTGGGTGGAGAGCGTCGTCATCGCTCCGGCCGAGCGCTACGTGGTCGACGTGCGCTTCGAGGAGAGCGGCCCCGTGGCCATCACCAACTCCATCCAGGCGGTGAACCACTTCCGAGGCGAGTTCTACCCGCACGTGGATACGCTGGGGACGGTTCGCGTCGGCGCCGGCGCCGCCAGCCCCGACCTGGGGCAGGCGTTCGGCACGCTGCGCAGCCACCCGGACGTGATCGCCGACATCGAGCGCTTCCGGGCGGAGTTCGACCGGGAGCCCGACCACGAGCTGGAGCTGACGGTCCGCGTCCAGGACCTGCCGAACCCGATCGTCCAGTCCATGCTCATGGACACGCTCTACGTGCCACCCGTCGAGTGGAACGACGCCATGCCCATGATGAACTGGCTGTCGACCGGCGCCCAGGTCACGTGGATCATGCGCGATCCGGCCACGGGCCTCGAGAACATGGACATCGACTGGTCCTTCACCGTCGGGGACGTGGTGAAGATCCGGATCTTCAACGATCCGAAGTCCTTCCATCCGATGCAGCACCCCTTCCACATCCACGGCCAGCGCTTCCTGGTCGTGAGTCGCGACGGCGTACCCGCCGACAACCTCGTGTGGAAGGACACGGCCGTCGTACCGGTCGGTTCGACCGTGGACTTCCTCGTGGACATCACCAATCCCGGCGATTGGATGATGCACTGCCACATCTCGGAGCACCTCGAGGCGGGCATGATGGGGACGTTCCACGTGCAGGGCGGCTGA
- a CDS encoding glycosyltransferase family 39 protein, giving the protein MVHTRVEAERPTLKGERARLLGVALIALLCYVPAFWWGAPHATDPLRTQSWGVDDETPLGPLAEVSNILAPQPDRNLGYPLLYPFVVAGAYAPYMAGLLVTGGLSDPTGEYPFGLADPVRSLRVLSGIAHLVTVGFGVLCVVGAYWIGLVGWDRRTGLWTAGTVLTLYPMFYYARTGNVDVPMLAFIVLATAAFATALRDGWTARRAAWLGVWAGCALATKEAAAGAFLLIPIASLLGLRLRPAPREGFSWKVNGTGLLASVLALGIGSGLFIEPSRYVAHLRFIGGRSQIAASGGGNWVIRTYAMTLSDSVAYAQRQVELLIDVMTLPGLLLALAGVGWVLARERDRWPLLLPVLGYTAYMFLGQRVTQLRYLLPTAVLLAPFAARLAVVGLRAAGPLARALPGVAVVALGLGALRGVDVTWAMLGDTRYEAAAWLAERTEPGDTVEHFGPFQKLPPLEAGVASRQATLYLGILGPTDTTAATTRDILDGWRERTPRFVLVVPDHTTQATTGPHSISLPPTLYRALMEGGTEYALVRTFESRPLLPWVQRPPLDYPTVSPPIRVFARRSTAAS; this is encoded by the coding sequence GTGGTCCACACCCGCGTGGAGGCCGAGCGCCCCACCCTGAAGGGGGAGCGCGCACGCCTGCTGGGCGTCGCGCTGATCGCGCTCCTGTGCTACGTCCCGGCGTTCTGGTGGGGCGCACCCCACGCCACCGACCCCCTGCGCACCCAGTCCTGGGGGGTGGACGACGAGACCCCGTTGGGGCCGTTGGCGGAGGTCTCCAACATCCTCGCGCCCCAACCGGACCGGAATCTCGGCTATCCGCTGCTCTATCCCTTCGTGGTCGCGGGCGCCTACGCGCCCTACATGGCGGGGCTGCTGGTCACGGGTGGCCTGAGCGATCCCACCGGCGAATACCCCTTCGGCCTGGCCGACCCCGTGCGCAGTCTGCGCGTCCTCTCGGGGATCGCCCATCTGGTCACTGTGGGATTCGGTGTGCTGTGCGTGGTGGGCGCGTACTGGATCGGCCTCGTCGGCTGGGACCGCCGCACCGGGCTGTGGACCGCCGGAACGGTGCTCACGCTGTACCCGATGTTCTACTACGCACGCACGGGAAACGTGGACGTGCCCATGCTGGCCTTCATCGTGCTCGCCACCGCCGCGTTCGCGACGGCGCTGCGCGACGGGTGGACCGCGCGCCGCGCAGCCTGGCTGGGGGTGTGGGCCGGCTGCGCGCTCGCCACCAAGGAGGCCGCTGCCGGCGCGTTCCTGCTGATCCCCATCGCGTCGCTCCTGGGCCTGCGCCTGCGGCCGGCCCCGCGCGAGGGATTCTCCTGGAAGGTGAACGGCACCGGCCTGCTCGCCTCCGTGCTCGCGCTGGGGATCGGGAGTGGGCTCTTCATCGAGCCGTCGCGCTACGTGGCCCATCTCCGCTTCATCGGAGGCCGTTCGCAGATCGCGGCGTCCGGGGGGGGCAACTGGGTGATCCGCACGTACGCCATGACCCTCTCCGATTCGGTGGCCTACGCGCAGCGGCAGGTCGAGCTGCTGATCGACGTGATGACGCTGCCCGGGCTGCTGCTCGCCCTGGCCGGCGTCGGCTGGGTCCTGGCGCGCGAGCGCGACCGGTGGCCGCTGCTGCTGCCCGTCCTGGGCTACACGGCCTACATGTTCCTGGGCCAGCGCGTGACGCAGCTCCGCTACCTGCTGCCCACCGCCGTCCTGCTGGCGCCGTTCGCGGCGCGGCTCGCGGTCGTCGGTCTGCGTGCGGCCGGGCCGCTGGCCCGCGCCCTCCCGGGGGTGGCCGTGGTGGCGCTGGGGCTGGGGGCGCTGCGCGGCGTGGACGTCACGTGGGCCATGCTGGGCGACACCCGCTACGAGGCCGCGGCCTGGCTGGCCGAGCGGACCGAACCCGGCGACACCGTGGAGCACTTCGGCCCCTTCCAGAAGCTGCCGCCGTTGGAGGCGGGCGTGGCCTCCCGGCAGGCGACGCTCTACCTGGGCATCCTGGGTCCCACCGACACCACCGCCGCCACCACCCGGGACATCCTGGACGGGTGGCGGGAGCGGACGCCCCGCTTCGTGCTGGTCGTCCCGGACCATACCACGCAGGCCACCACCGGGCCGCACAGCATCTCGCTGCCTCCGACGCTCTACCGGGCCCTGATGGAGGGAGGCACGGAGTATGCGCTCGTGCGCACGTTCGAGTCGCGCCCGTTGCTCCCCTGGGTGCAGCGGCCGCCGCTGGACTATCCGACCGTGAGTCCCCCGATCCGGGTCTTCGCGAGGAGATCCACCGCCGCCTCATGA